Sequence from the Catenuloplanes indicus genome:
CCGGGTTGTGGTCCACCACGACGATCAGCTCGTCGTGCGGTGCCAGCTGGGCGATGACGGACGCGCAGGCGGCGACGAGCTCGTCGAAGCGTCGTTCGTGGTAGGTGCAGACGACGACGCTGATCGCGGGCGTGCCCGTATGGTCGCCGGCTCTGGTGGTGTCCTCCGGTGCGAGCAGGGTCACGAGAGCCCTCTCGCGCCCGCGCGGGCGTGCTTGCGGCCGGACGCGGTGCCGCGGATGCGCATGGACGCGGTCACCCGGTGCCGGCGCCCGGCCACGGTCGCGGACGCCGCGGCCATCTCGACCGCGAGGTGCGGAATCGGCTTGCGCGGCCATTCGCGCATGATGGTGCGCAGCACCCGGAGTCCGTCGGTGATCGCGTTCAGGTTGCTCACGCCGTGGATGCGCTCGTGCTCGTAGCTCGGCACCTCCTCGACGCGCAGGCCGGCCCGGGCCACCCGCAGGTTGAGCAGCGTCTCGATCTCGAAGCCGTCGCCCCAGAGCCATTCGCCGTTCGCGGGCCGCGGCGTGGTGTGATCCAGCCCGAAGATCGGCAGGTGCGCGGTCCAGAACGCGTTGTAGCCGTAGCAGAGGTCGCTGTAGCGGGTGCGGAACAGCACGTTCACGAAGAGGCTGAGTGCTTTGTTCCCGAGTCGCCGGATGCCCGTGATGTCCGCGCTGCCCCCGCTGGCTACGAACCGGGATCCCTTGGCGAAGTCGGCACCGCGGCGCAGTGCCTCGACGAAGCGCGGGATCTCACCGGGATCGGTGGACCCGTCCGCGTCGATCATGACGATGATGTCCCCCGTGGCCGCCGCGAATCCGCAGGCCAGGGCGTTTCCCTTGCCCTTGCGGCCCTGCTGGATCACGCGAATGCCGGGCAGCAGGCGCCGCGCGGTCTCGACCGTGTCGTCCACGGAGCCGCCGTCGACGAGGATGACCTCGTCCACGTCCGGCATCGCGCCGAGCACGTGTGGCAGGTTCCGGGCCTCGTTCAGTGCCGGAACGATCACGCTCACCGAAGGAGGCGGCGCGTGATGGTGATATTGCATGGCATCTCCAAACCACCGGTGTTGTGGGTGCATGCCGTCACGCTGTGTGCCGTGACCGTTACAGAGTAGGCGGGGCACATCGGTGGAGAGCGCATGAATCACAGGTAATGCCCGCAAGGTATCTCGGTCCAGGCGAAGTGGACCCTCGCGATAAACCGCTCCAGTTACCCTCATTCGGGCATTTCATACGTGGTCGGCGGAACTTTATCCGTACCGTCGGGACAGTCCGTCAGCAAGCAGTGCGAAGGCGTCCGCGGCGGCCGTGACCGCACCCGGATGGCGCACGTCCGCGCTCTCGCCCGCGGCCAGGTGCCGCCAGTTCTCCCGGGCCAGGATGCGGCGCACGGCCACGACCTGACCGGCCGCAACGAGGTCCGGCGACCCGGGCGTGTCGGACCCGGCCAGCGCCGCGGCCAGCGACTCCTCGTCACCGGCCGCGTGTGCGGCGACGCGCGCGGCCAGCGCCGGCGTCTCGAAGACCATCCGGTGGTACGCCAGCACCTCCGGATGGTCGTTGAGCCCGGTCACCGGGTCGCGCGCGTCCAGCCCGGCACGGAAGTGCGCGTGCAGCGCGCCCAGCGGCGGCACACCGGCCGGGCGGGCGAGCACCACACGGGCCGGCTCGCCCGCATGATCCGCGGCGCGGTGCAGCGCCAGGTCCTCCTTCGAGGCGAAGTACTTGAACAGCGTGGGCTTGGAGACCTCGGCCGCGGCCGCGACCTCGGCGACCGAGACGCGGTCGTACCCGCGCGCCAGGAACAGCGCGATCGCGGCGGCGGAGATCGCATCCCGGGTGCGTTGCTTCTTCCGCTCGCGCAGGCCTCCGTCGATCACGCGCTGAGCGTACCAGTGGAAAGATTTTGACTTGGTAATTTTCTTTACTCGGTTAAGCTTTTGTCATGGCGGTTTCCTCCGACGAACTCGAGTTCCTGGCCGCGGTGCACGCGGCGCTGACCCGCATGCTGGACACCGCGACTCACCGCGTCGCGACCGGCGCGGACGTGGCCGGCGACCGGTGGACGGCCGAGCGGCTCGGCCGCATGCTCAAGAGCCACCTCAAGGAGCTGCGCGAGGAGCCGGACGCGCCGCCCTACTTCGGCGCGCTGCACCTGACGGACGGTGAGCGGTACCGGATCGGCCGGCGCCGCGTCGCCGACGCGCAGGGCACGCCGCTGGTGCTGGACTGGCGTGCGCCGGTGTCCCGCGCGTTCCACCAGGCCCGCGCGGCGGATCCGCAGGGAGTGCGGGCCCGCCGCCGCTACGGCTGGTCCGGCAGCACGCTCACCGGGTACGAGGACGAGACGCTCGCCGCCGGCCTGCCGTCGCTGAGCCGGCTGGTCACCGAGGAGATCGAACGGCCGCGCGTCGGCCCGATGCGGGACATCGTCGCCACCATCCAGCCGGACCAGGACAACCTGGTCCGCGCCGGGATCGGCGACACCGTGTGCGTGCAGGGTGCGCCCGGCACCGGCAAGACCGCGGTCGGGCTGCACCGGGCGGCGTACCTGCTCTACGCGCACCGGCGGCAGCTCGAACGCGCCGGCGTGCTGGTGCTCG
This genomic interval carries:
- a CDS encoding glycosyltransferase family 2 protein; translation: MSVIVPALNEARNLPHVLGAMPDVDEVILVDGGSVDDTVETARRLLPGIRVIQQGRKGKGNALACGFAAATGDIIVMIDADGSTDPGEIPRFVEALRRGADFAKGSRFVASGGSADITGIRRLGNKALSLFVNVLFRTRYSDLCYGYNAFWTAHLPIFGLDHTTPRPANGEWLWGDGFEIETLLNLRVARAGLRVEEVPSYEHERIHGVSNLNAITDGLRVLRTIMREWPRKPIPHLAVEMAAASATVAGRRHRVTASMRIRGTASGRKHARAGARGLS
- a CDS encoding TetR/AcrR family transcriptional regulator, which encodes MIDGGLRERKKQRTRDAISAAAIALFLARGYDRVSVAEVAAAAEVSKPTLFKYFASKEDLALHRAADHAGEPARVVLARPAGVPPLGALHAHFRAGLDARDPVTGLNDHPEVLAYHRMVFETPALAARVAAHAAGDEESLAAALAGSDTPGSPDLVAAGQVVAVRRILARENWRHLAAGESADVRHPGAVTAAADAFALLADGLSRRYG